The sequence tttgggcatataacttttcttcatcagaacatctttaaatcaatagctaagtatgaaaataatgcaatCATACGCGTTATTTTCAGAGATGGTTATGTTTGAAAACATGGTTTTTGCTAAGTTTTTATGTCATGACATTTCAGTGGAGGGTTAGCAACTTTGATTGACATCCAATATGGCGTTGTTGACGTGcaaaaggtagaaagtttctaatgtccgatacgaatacgaatacgaatacgaatatttatttgcactccaaccatttccatggtatatggaggaaaacagtatttacaataattacataaacaGTAATAAAAGCTACAAAACTTAATTAACTGGTCTCACACTTGTGTACAAAATATACTatttactatttacaatacatatatttacaatacatacaCTACCGGAGGGATTTATATACATCTAGacctattttgatgaatttagcCATATTTAAAGTTGGATTTTTTAATACATCTAAGTTCCGAAAGGTATTAATATCTAAGTGGTTTTCACGGGGTTCGGTAAGCAAATTACAATcgaaaaatatagctgcatagcagcgataacgggtttctgcctaactTTCATATGTCGCACTGGCGAATGACGAACTACTTACTAGCAACCTGGCGGATTGTCACTAGCTATGAGtggaatcctcaattgccacagcAGCACTGCAGGAACCCCATTGTACTGTGGCAGTCGCCATGCCATCAAGCTCAAATCCTTGCCAGGGACAATGTTGTAAATGACATCAGAACTTGGCCAAGCATATGGGGATAAGCACCAAATTTGGAAACAATAATTATACACAACACATATCATCATACCATCCAccttttatttatatttcatcccACAACATTGATTACAAACATTTCTGAATACTATCTCACTGcacaatacaaaatacatacatCGCCACAAATGATTGCTACATGATCAATTACCATTTCCtatatattcaatacaatCCTTCATACAGTTCCATACATAATCATTCATAAGACTGTACATATGTGTTTAGTAATATTAATGGTGGTAATATATGTACAGTGTTATCACATCAAAACCTATGGCAACAACGCATCAATATCCCCCAGCATGAAATATTACTCATTTTGTACACTGTACATAGCTGTTACATTCCAACACATCCATTCCACACAGTGACTGCTTCATCCCCATGACAGCTAGATATATACATCCACCACCATATCTTACTGTTACATTGCTACATATCAATCACAATGTCAAATATCATTCATGCCCCATTACAACTATCTACATACTTTCCCCAGCTTATACCACTGTTACTTAACAACATATCAATTCCAAATACACACTGTTTCATTCCCTAGAAACTAGGTACATCAATTTACCCATTTACTATTGTCACACAATCTTCAAAAACACTAAAATATAAACCCTGTCACTCATAAATGAATTCACATAAAGGTCacataaaattaaaatcataactACACATGCCTGTATATACAAAACCCCACTATTGTAACACACCTGACCCTCCTATATACATCCACATAGATGTTTCCACATATCGAAATCAAAACATACACTACATACACACCACTACACAACACCCTGCTTCATTAATACGCGTCACCCTCTGACATATATTCGCAGAGGAGACTCTACAGAACGAAATATTATAACCTCCCATACACATTTACACAACCCAGTACCATAACCTCCTACACATGTGTCATGATAAGCAAACAACATCGAAATTCAAATGTGTACAAGTGGACAGAATTAAACAACATAAACCTATTACCAACTTGTGacattatcatattataacaTTACAAAACCCATCCAAATAGGAGACTCTGATAATCGAAACATTTACTACATTTGCACCAGCACACAACTCCCCTATAAACAAATCTGCCTGAATAACCATAAAAgcgataacattaaaaacctcattttctaatgagtaaatacagtttataaactgtatttactcattagttttttcagtattttgtcgCTTGCCACACCAAGAGCAAATACATTCCTCAGATTGTTTCACACATGACACAACTTCATAGTGTACACCTctgcaatttttcaaataaatgttgCCATTTAATTCACACACGATTTGGTGCACTGAAAGTAGAACCAGCGAATCGTAACCAACCATTGCCtacaaatgtatatatatcagCATGCAGTAAATCAGCTGTTGCAAGAATTTCAACCTCTGTCACCCAAGTACCTGTATATTTCATACGGGATTCATCAATATACTCATTTATAGTAAGTTGTGGATTTCTCAGATGTGGTTGGAATTTGTCGGAATTCTGCCGCATGTGCTTTAAAACTTCGGTGCGTATAGCCCGATGATATtgctcagttccacagattgaatatgaaattgcCCGAAAAAAACAGCTTCCATCGCCTTTAATTTTCTGCGTATTACATGGAGAGTAGAGTTGTCCATCATATTTGGGCATACATTCATATCCGAGAGTTGAGGGTCGACAATGAATACCTAGAATAGAGCATAATGTTTTGCACTGACCTTTTTCTAGTGGGTTGTAAATTAAATCATCATGCTGCACGGATTCACTAGTAACAATTACATCGCATTCATCTACTTTTGGGTTTGTATAGGGCAGTTCATCTTCACTACTTGTTTGTTGGTAGTTTGGAGAGTATGTAGTCGTTGTTTCGATAATGCTATTCTCTACAGTAGTTTCAATTTCATGGTTGATAGAAGCCactgtaatttcatactgTATTGGTTGCCTCTGATTCATTGAAGCTGCAAGATTCTGACAATGTTTGACAATACAATTAACACAAGAGTACCTTACTAATACAGCATGTCCATCAGCGGTCATCATTCCTGATGCATCTCTCGAATGTGAATCAAATACCCAGTACATGTCATCCTGTTTTAAAACACAAAATGTATTTCCAGCAAATGTTATAAAGCATGTGTCGTAATTAAGCAGATTATTGTGCAAACATTCATGTAGTTCACTGATAATTCCAAAATTTCCAGCTCTCATTTCATCAGATAATTCAGATATAGCAACTTGAGGGGATCCAACAGTCACATTATAAATGGAATTTCCAATCTCAACAGCAGTTGGTAGCTCACTgatcaataaatacatatttgtTATTGTATTCATATTAGTCAATGTTGCGTATAAATCATTTCCAATATTCAATACTGAATCAATATCATGAGGCATCCAGTTTATTACAGCTTTATTTGATGCAtgaatcattgcagctaatgcatttgttacacattgCTTACCTGAATGAATATCGTATTTTGGATGACCCTGGTGGAAATTTCCATGAATT is a genomic window of Tubulanus polymorphus chromosome 5, tnTubPoly1.2, whole genome shotgun sequence containing:
- the LOC141905580 gene encoding uncharacterized protein LOC141905580 isoform X1, with protein sequence MEISTRVIQNTIFIQDDMYWVFDSHSRDASGMMTADGHAVLVRYSCVNCIVKHCQNLAASMNQRQPIQYEITVASINHEIETTVENSIIETTTTYSPNYQQTSSEDELPYTNPKVDECDVIVTSESVQHDDLIYNPLEKGQCKTLCSILGIHCRPSTLGYECMPKYDGQLYSPCNTQKIKGDGSCFFRAISYSICGTEQYHRAIRTEVLKHMRQNSDKFQPHLRNPQLTINEYIDESRMKYTVHQIVCELNGNIYLKNCRGVHYEVVSCVKQSEECICSWCGKRQNTEKTNE
- the LOC141905580 gene encoding uncharacterized protein LOC141905580 isoform X2, yielding MEISTRVIQNTIFIQDDMYWVFDSHSRDASGMMTADGHAVLVRYSCVNCIVKHCQNLAASMNQRQPIQYEITVASINHEIETTVENSIIETTTTYSPNYQQTSSEDELPYTNPKVDECDVIVTSESVQHDDLIYNPLEKGQCKTLCSILGIHCRPSTLGYECMPKYDGQLYSPCNTQKIKGDGSCFFRAISYSICGTEQYHRAIRTEVLKHMRQNSDKFQPHLRNPQLTINEYIDESRMKYTGNGWLRFAGSTFSAPNRV